ACTTCTTGATGACGGAGATCGTCTGCTCGGGCGTCGCGTCTGTGGTGAAGTCCAGGTCCGGGGACGTCCTCCCCAGGAAAAGGTCGCGCACAGGTCCACCAACCAAAGACAGCTCGAAGCCGGCATCGACAAAGCGCTGCCCGAGATCGAGCACCACCGGATCGATGGTGAAGTTAACTGAAGAGCTGTCCAATACGTGCGCCATAGTTCCTTAAGCTTGGCAGATTTTTCCGCAGCATTGGGCCAGAGTTGCATCCGAAAACCGGCGGACCCATAACGCGTGTCTCCTGCAGTCCATCTTGCGGCCATGTCCCGGTCATCACTCGAGGGCAAGAGTCGTTAGAGTGGACTTCATGGCCAATCCGATCCCGAGCGCTCCTGGCAGGAGGACGAACGCACCGTTGCCGTCGGCAATCGGCGCCCACGTCGCGCCTGCCCCGCAGCACCCGGTCCAGGCCTCGCTTCCCACTGTGGAGGAAGTGTCGGCAGGCGGTGTCGTTGTGGACACGTCCGACGGCGAACTCCGGGTCGCGATCATCGCCCGCCTTAATAGGGGTGGCCGGCTTGAATGGTGCCTGCCCAAGGGCCATCCGGAAGGTCGGGAGAACAACGAGGAAGCTGCCGTCCGTGAGATCGCCGAGGAAACCGGCATCGAGGGCAACATCCTGGCGCCCCTGGGCAGCATCGACTACTGGTTCACCGTAAGCGGCCATCGGGTCCACAAGACCGTGCACCATTTTCTGCTCCAGGCCACCGGCGGCGAGCTCACCATCGAGAATGATCCGGACCAGGAGGCCGTGGACGCCGCATGGGTTCCGATCCAGGAATTGGCGCGCAAATTGTCCTTCCCGAATGAACGGCGCATCGCCGATTTGGCACGGGAAGTGCTTCCCGAACACCTCTGACCCGGGTGCATGGGACGATAAAGGCGATGTCTGAAGCCAAAACTACCCAGTCCGTTCAATCCGGAGAAGCACGTTCCAGCGCCATCATGGCGGCCGGAACGTTGGTTTCCCGGTTCCTTGGCTTCGCCAAAACGTGGATGCTTGGCGCTGCACTCGGCCTGGGTTCAACGGTCAATGACACGTTCATTAATGCGAACAACCTTCCGAACCTGATCTTTCTGTTGGTGGCTGGCGGCGTGTTCAACGCCGTCTTGGTCCCGCAGATCATTAAGGCCAGCAAGGGTGCGGACAGCGGCGCCGATTACATCAGCCGGCTCCTGACCCTGGCTGTTCTGGTGCTGCTGGGGCTGACGGCCCTTGTCACACTGGCCGCGCCCGTCGTTATCGACTTAACGACGCAGGGCTACTCGGAACAGCAGAAGGCCTTGGCTGTCACTTTCGCGTTCTGGTGCCTTCCACAGATCTTCTTCTACGGCCTTTACGCCCTTCTTACACAGGTCCTGAACGCGCATGGCGCCTTTGGCCCGGCCATGTGGGCTCCCATCCTGAACAACGTGGTGGCCATCGCAGGCCTGGGCATGTTCATTTGGATCCTGGGTGCCAACTACACGAATCCCCACACACTCGATAATTGGGGACCAACCCAGACATTCCTGATTGCCGGGTTCTCCACGTTCGGCGTGATCGCCCAAACCGCCATCCTGATGATTCCCGTCATGAGGCTGAAACTGGGCCTGCGGCCACGCTTCGGATGGCGCGGCGTTGGACTGGGCCAGGCAGCCAAGCTGAGCGTATGGACGCTGCTGACTGCCGCCGTCGGACAGTTGGCGTTCCTGTACGTCATGAAAATTGCAACGATTCCCGGCGCCGAACGGCTCCGGCTGGACAATTCAGGCCAGACCACGGCGGCCTCCACTCTCCCAGGTAACGCCGTCCTTGAAGTTGCGAGCCAGCTCTACCTATTGCCGCACTCGATCATCGCCCTGTCGCTGGCCACTGTCCTCTTTAACCGCATGACGCGGGCGTCCCAGGATGGCAACAAGGCCGAACTGCGTGACGCGCTCTCGCATGGACTGCGAACCATGGCAGTCGCAACAGTTTTTGGAGCCCTGGCTCTGTTCGCGCTGGCTGGCCCGCTGGGCATGTTCTTCTCCGGCGGGAAGCCCCACGACGGCGTCATGCTGGCCCAGACGCTCACCATCCTGGCGTTGAGCACGCCGTTTATGAGTGCAAACTTCATGATGTCGCGCGTGTTTTACGCCAACGAGGACGCCCGCACACCCCTCTACGTGCAGCTGTTGCTCGCCGTCGTTTATGTGGTGGGCGCCTTCTTCATCCAGTTCCTTCCCGTAGGCCAGATCATCTATGCGATTGCGGTTCTCTACACCTTGGGCAACATCCTGTCCGTGGTGATCAGCGTCGTGTTCCTGCGCCGCATGCTGGGTCACCTCGATGGTCCGCGAATCGCCAACTCCTACATCCGCATGGGTTACGCGGGCCTTGGTTCGGCGATTGCGGGTGCGCTGGCGCTGTGGCTCCTCGGCGCCTACCGTGCCGACGGTTTCGCGTGGAGCAGCCGGCCGGCCGCCTTGGTGACCGTGGTCGTCGTCGGGCCCGTCATGCTGGTGGCCTACCTGCTCCTGCTTCGCGTCTTCCACGTCACCGAGCTGCGCGATCTCATGCGCCCGCTGATGGGCCGCTTTGGCCGCGGCGCGCCTGCCATGGCAGGGGCCGCTGCTGAACCCACGACGGCGGCACGCGCCACAGTCTCGGATGATACGGGTTTGATTCCTCGCATCTCGGGCGAGTTCGATGCTGCCTCCTTCAGAGCCGGCCCGGCACTCGAACCGGAGCCCGCCGTCGAGGCTCCAGCCAAAACTTCAGACTCTTCTGACACCTCGGGCTCTGAAGAACTGCACACGAACTATCTGCCGGATGAGGACGTACCGAGCACGGCCAAGGGCGGCAGGTTCCACCCGCAGGTCCCGTTGCCGGGCAGGCGAACCTACCAAGGCGATCCTGGCCACAATCCCTACTTTCCCGCCAACGGGGAAGCTGGACAGCACACCAGGCAGAAGCGGAAGAAGTGAACCGGTGCCGTCAACATGGGCGGCGGGCGCCAATCGGCTAGGCTAGAAATGAATACAGGTAGTTGCAAAAGCGGTACCACCGGCTCGCCGGGCGGACCGCGTGCAGGACCCGCAGCTCCCGGACAGCCTAGGAGGAACACGTGTCCCACCCGATCGACGTCGGATCAGTGCTTGGCGGCCGCTATAAGGTCACGGCCACCGTATTGACCTCGCATGACCAAGATCTGGTGCTCGACGGCGTGGACCAGGTCCTCAACCGCCCCGTCAGCATCCTCGTTGCCGGTCCCGGAAACGCCGAGCAGGTAGCACAGAGCGCCCGCGAAGTCGCCACGGGGGAGCGCCCTGGCCATGTCCAGATCCTGGACCTCGGAGTCAGCGACAACACCACGTACCTGATTACCAACCACAGCACCGCGCCGGATCTTCTCGATCTCGTGGTCGCCACGCACCCGCCGTACGTGGAACCGTTCTTCACGGAAACCCTCGGCAGCGAGATCTTCGGCCAGGCCCGCACCTACGAGCCCGAAACTTATGACGGCCTCTACGAAGACGACGAGCACGAAGCCGAGTACATCCAGTACGACGAAAATGGCTACCCCGTCCAATCGGAATCGGATGCTGCCCGCGAAGCGACGGCCACACCCGCCGGTAACGTTCCGCCCATGCCTTCATCCAGCCCGTCGTCGGCCAGGGGTGGTCTCGCCGGGAAGCTCGCTGCTGCTGCGGCTGGCGCCGGGGCAGCAGGAGTTGCTGCCGCTGCCGCTCTGAAGAACGCCGGATCCAAGAACCACGACGCCGGGGCTGCCGCGAATGGAGCTTCCGGTGCTGGCGGTACTCCTGCTGCCGCTGCTAGTACGGAAGCCCAGCCGCGGACGCAGGCTGTACAGTCGCCGTCGTCCGGAGCTTCGCCTGCTACTACACCCGTTGCCCCGGTTCAGCCGCCTACCCAAGCAGTCACTTCGCAGCCTGTGGCTTCACAACCCGTGAACCCGCAGCCCGCACCGACTCGCGAGCCTGCCGGGGAACCAAAGGTTTCCCTCTGGTCTGAGGAGGACTACGGCCTCGCTGCCGGCGGGGCGGCTCAAGCCGCTGGAGGTAGCTCAGATCCTGGTTACGATCGTGCTCCTACCAGCTTCCCGGCGTCGGCCGCTGCCACAGAAGATTACGAAGATGAAGAGGTCTACGAGGACGAAACCCCGGAACGCGAGCCGCGGTCCCTGCGTTGGCTCGTCGGCGGTCTGTTGGCAGCAGTGTTAATCGTTGGACTTGTCCTGGCGGTCACCAACCTGGGAAGCCTCCTGCCCAGCGGCGCTCCGAAGGCATCAGACAAAACAACGACTTCCTCGCAGGCAACGGGCACCGAGTCCGAAAAGCCGACGCCCAGCGAGACCGCTGCTCCAGCAACGCCTCCGGCCATCGATGGCATTACGCGCCTTGGCGATTTCCCCTTCGCTGCATCCTTCGATAAGGACCTTCCCAAAGCATTTGATGGGAACCCGGCCAGTTACTGGTCCGACATGGAGTTCGCTTCCGCCAACTGGGGTGGACTCTCGGGTGAGATGCCCTTGGTCGTGAAGCTCAAGCAGCCCACGGAGGTCAAGTCAGTGGTGCTGAACCAATTGGGCGGCTCGGGTGGAAGCATCAGCGTCTACACCAACGATCGTCCCGCAATGGACGGCGCCAAGCTCGTCGGCACCAACAGCTTCACGTCTCCGGACCTGACAATGCCGCTGGCTGCTCCCACGCAGACCCAGTACGTCATCGTGGTCATCAAGACGCTGCCTAAGCTTGCTGCTCCCAAGACCCAGTTCGGATTTGGTCTGCGCTTGGCCGAGGTCACGGTCCAGTAGTTCCGTTTTCGCCGCGCTTACCCAACTAGGTAGCAGCTGAGCGCGTTTTGAGCCGCCAAAACGACATGTGCTGCCACTTAC
This genomic stretch from Micrococcaceae bacterium Sec5.1 harbors:
- the murJ gene encoding murein biosynthesis integral membrane protein MurJ, which codes for MSEAKTTQSVQSGEARSSAIMAAGTLVSRFLGFAKTWMLGAALGLGSTVNDTFINANNLPNLIFLLVAGGVFNAVLVPQIIKASKGADSGADYISRLLTLAVLVLLGLTALVTLAAPVVIDLTTQGYSEQQKALAVTFAFWCLPQIFFYGLYALLTQVLNAHGAFGPAMWAPILNNVVAIAGLGMFIWILGANYTNPHTLDNWGPTQTFLIAGFSTFGVIAQTAILMIPVMRLKLGLRPRFGWRGVGLGQAAKLSVWTLLTAAVGQLAFLYVMKIATIPGAERLRLDNSGQTTAASTLPGNAVLEVASQLYLLPHSIIALSLATVLFNRMTRASQDGNKAELRDALSHGLRTMAVATVFGALALFALAGPLGMFFSGGKPHDGVMLAQTLTILALSTPFMSANFMMSRVFYANEDARTPLYVQLLLAVVYVVGAFFIQFLPVGQIIYAIAVLYTLGNILSVVISVVFLRRMLGHLDGPRIANSYIRMGYAGLGSAIAGALALWLLGAYRADGFAWSSRPAALVTVVVVGPVMLVAYLLLLRVFHVTELRDLMRPLMGRFGRGAPAMAGAAAEPTTAARATVSDDTGLIPRISGEFDAASFRAGPALEPEPAVEAPAKTSDSSDTSGSEELHTNYLPDEDVPSTAKGGRFHPQVPLPGRRTYQGDPGHNPYFPANGEAGQHTRQKRKK
- a CDS encoding ABC transporter substrate-binding protein — protein: MSHPIDVGSVLGGRYKVTATVLTSHDQDLVLDGVDQVLNRPVSILVAGPGNAEQVAQSAREVATGERPGHVQILDLGVSDNTTYLITNHSTAPDLLDLVVATHPPYVEPFFTETLGSEIFGQARTYEPETYDGLYEDDEHEAEYIQYDENGYPVQSESDAAREATATPAGNVPPMPSSSPSSARGGLAGKLAAAAAGAGAAGVAAAAALKNAGSKNHDAGAAANGASGAGGTPAAAASTEAQPRTQAVQSPSSGASPATTPVAPVQPPTQAVTSQPVASQPVNPQPAPTREPAGEPKVSLWSEEDYGLAAGGAAQAAGGSSDPGYDRAPTSFPASAAATEDYEDEEVYEDETPEREPRSLRWLVGGLLAAVLIVGLVLAVTNLGSLLPSGAPKASDKTTTSSQATGTESEKPTPSETAAPATPPAIDGITRLGDFPFAASFDKDLPKAFDGNPASYWSDMEFASANWGGLSGEMPLVVKLKQPTEVKSVVLNQLGGSGGSISVYTNDRPAMDGAKLVGTNSFTSPDLTMPLAAPTQTQYVIVVIKTLPKLAAPKTQFGFGLRLAEVTVQ
- a CDS encoding NUDIX hydrolase — protein: MPSAIGAHVAPAPQHPVQASLPTVEEVSAGGVVVDTSDGELRVAIIARLNRGGRLEWCLPKGHPEGRENNEEAAVREIAEETGIEGNILAPLGSIDYWFTVSGHRVHKTVHHFLLQATGGELTIENDPDQEAVDAAWVPIQELARKLSFPNERRIADLAREVLPEHL